Proteins from one Phalacrocorax carbo chromosome 19, bPhaCar2.1, whole genome shotgun sequence genomic window:
- the LOC135316353 gene encoding LOW QUALITY PROTEIN: adenosine 5'-monophosphoramidase HINT1-like (The sequence of the model RefSeq protein was modified relative to this genomic sequence to represent the inferred CDS: deleted 1 base in 1 codon), whose product MGAAEGGPGRVEEERGRQRALSWPTRSFGARAARPGGATTVFGKVVGKALPANVIYEDEECLAFHDLSPHATTLFLVVPKEPIVMLSEVEDSGESRLGHLMIVGKKRAAHLGLTNGFRTVVDEGREGGRSVCHVHLRILGGCQLGWPPG is encoded by the exons ATGGGCGCCGCGGAGGGAGGGCCTGGCCGAGTGGAGGAAGAGCGGGGGCGACAACGGGCGTTGTCGTGGCCGACGAGATCGTTTGGGGCGCGGGCTGCCCGGCCTGGTGGCGCCACTACTGTCTTCGGAAAGGTTGTCGGCAAGGCGCTT CCCGCCAACGTCATCTACGAGGACGAGGAG TGCCTTGCGTTCCATGATCTTTCACCCCACGCTACAACGCTTTTCCTAGTAGTGCCTAAGGAGCCAATCGTCATGTTATCTGAAGTAGAAGATTCTGGTGAATCT CGCCTTGGGCATTTAATGATTGTTGGCAAGAAGCGTGCTGCTCACCTGGGCCTGACCAACGGATTCCGGACAGTTGTGGATGAAGGGCGTGAGGGTGGGCGGTCTGTCTGTCACGTACATCTACGTATTCTGGGTGGCTGTCAGTTGGGCTGGCCGCCTGGCTAA